The following are encoded together in the Daucus carota subsp. sativus chromosome 5, DH1 v3.0, whole genome shotgun sequence genome:
- the LOC108223262 gene encoding pentatricopeptide repeat-containing protein CRR2, chloroplastic-like, which produces MLVYHLPKTLTRLCIRFFTHPSRLPPHLQHTPTGSNYCIQSLCQQGDLKQAIHLLTQEPNPNIQTFELLIHSCSIKNSSFDARTVHKHVIDNGFDQNPFLATKLIGMYFELGLVESAWQVFDGICNRNLFVWNALFKGLVKVGRGDEVLGMYRRMNEGGGLSDSFTYTYVLKSCVAEKTGEGFVEGLDRVKEIHGHVLRHGYWGNLHVMTTLVDVYAKFGCVECAGFVFYGMPVKNVVSWTAMIACCAKNGKPFEAVELFREMIVETHGLVPNSVTMVSVIQACTALCAVEQGRLLHGYVLRKGLDLVLPVVNALVSMYARCGDLDIGRRVFDQMKRRDVVSWNSMISGYGIHGLGKKAIEVFEEMLHCGIQPSPVSFVSVLGACSHEGLLEEGKNLFESMERDHGVYPSVKHYACLVDLLGRANRLDEAAKVIEDMQIEPGPTVWGSLLGSCRIHCNVELAESASRRLFEIEPENFGNYSLMAEIYAQAEMWTEVKRIKNLIEARGIQKLTGCSWIEVEKGIYSFISADELNPKNEVVLALLMKLLTEIKKMGYVPHTKVVLYDTSEEKKESNLLGHSEKLALAFGLMNSNEGETIRITKNLRLCEDCHLVTKFISKFLDREILVRDVNRIHRFRDGVCSCGDYW; this is translated from the coding sequence ATGCTTGTGTATCATCTCCCTAAAACCCTCACACGCCTTTGCATTCGTTTCTTCACCCACCCATCTCGTCTCCCACCTCATCTTCAACACACTCCCACTGGCAGCAACTACTGTATACAGTCTCTCTGTCAACAAGGTGACCTCAAACAAGCTATTCATCTCCTCACTCAAGAACCCAACCCAAATATTCAAACTTTTGAGCTTTTAATCCATTCTTGCTCCATCAAGAACTCATCTTTTGATGCAAGAACTGTTCATAAACATGTCATTGATAATGGGTTTGATCAGAATCCTTTTCTTGCTACTAAACTTATTGGTATGTATTTTGAGTTGGGGCTAGTTGAGAGTGCATGGCAAGTGTTTGATGGAATTTGTAATAGGAATTTGTTTGTGTGGAATGCTTTGTTTAAAGGGTTGGTGAAGGTTGGGAGAGGTGATGAGGTGTTGGGTATGTATAGGAGGATGAATGAGGGTGGTGGCCTTTCAGACAGTTTTACGTATACTTATGTGCTTAAGTCCTGTGTTGCAGAGAAGACTGGGGAGGGTTTTGTTGAAGGGTTGGATAGAGTGAAAGAGATACATGGTCATGTTTTAAGACATGGGTATTGGGGGAATTTGCATGTTATGACTACTTTGGTTGATGTGTATGCTAAGTTTGGTTGTGTTGAGTGTGCTGGTTTTGTTTTTTATGGGATGCCAGTGAAAAATGTGGTTTCTTGGACTGCAATGATTGCGTGTTGCGCGAAGAATGGGAAGCCTTTTGAAGCGGTGGAGCTTTTTAGGGAGATGATCGTTGAGACTCATGGCTTGGTTCCAAATTCGGTGACTATGGTTAGTGTTATCCAAGCTTGTACGGCTTTATGTGCTGTGGAGCAGGGAAGACTTCTGCATGGCTATGTACTTCGGAAAGGTCTTGATTTGGTTTTGCCTGTTGTTAATGCCTTGGTGAGTATGTATGCAAGATGCGGTGACCTTGATATAGGACGTCGTGTGTTTGATCAGATGAAGAGGAGAGATGTAGTTTCTTGGAATTCTATGATTTCAGGTTATGGTATTCATGGGCTTGGTAAAAAGGCTATAGAAGTTTTCGAAGAGATGTTACACTGTGGAATCCAACCCAGTCCCGTATCATTTGTCAGTGTTTTGGGAGCTTGTAGCCATGAAGGGCTTCTTGAGGAGGGTAAAAATTTGTTTGAATCAATGGAAAGGGATCATGGGGTATACCCTAGTGTTAAACACTATGCTTGCCTGGTCGACCTTCTAGGTAGAGCAAATCGGTTAGATGAAGCAGCAAAGGTCATAGAAGATATGCAAATTGAACCAGGACCTACAGTTTGGGGTTCCCTTCTTGGATCATGTAGGATTCATTGCAATGTTGAGCTTGCAGAGAGTGCCAGCAGAAGGCTTTTTGAGATTGAGCCAGAAAATTTTGGCAATTATTCACTAATGGCTGAAATATATGCACAAGCAGAGATGTGGACCGAggttaaaagaataaaaaatctCATAGAGGCTCGTGGAATTCAAAAGCTCACAGGATGTAGTTGGATCGAAGTGGAAAAAGGAATTTACTCCTTCATATCAGCTGATGAGCTTAATCCAAAGAATGAAGTGGTTCTAGCTTTATTAATGAAACTCTTAACTGAGATAAAGAAGATGGGCTATGTTCCACATACCAAGGTGGTGCTCTATGATACAAGCGAAGAGAAGAAAGAAAGTAATTTACTAGGACACAGTGAAAAGTTGGCACTTGCTTTTGGTCTGATGAATAGCAACGAAGGTGAAACCATTAGAATTACTAAGAACTTAAGGTTATGTGAAGATTGTCATTTGGTAACGAagtttatatcaaaatttttggATAGAGAGATCTTAGTTAGAGATGTCAACCGGATTCACCGATTTAGAGACGGGGTTTGTTCGTGTGGTGATTATTGGTAA
- the LOC108220742 gene encoding serine/threonine-protein phosphatase PP1 isozyme 2 codes for MAHNEEGMNALLLDDIISRLLESRHARTPRQVHLSESEIRQLCCASKHVFLQQPTLLELEAPIKICGDIHGQYGDLLSLFDFGGFPPEANYLFLGDYVDRGKQSLETICLLLAYKIKYPENFFLLRGNHECASINRIYGFYDECKRRFNVKLWKTFTDCFNCLPVAALIDNKILCMHGGLSPDLTNLDQIRNLTRPTNVPESGLLCDLLWSDPNREVQGWGMNDRGVSYTFGQDKVSEFVMQHDIDLVCRAHQVVEDGYEFFAERQLVTIFSAPNYCGEFDNAGAMMSVDENLMCSFQILRPADRNHRFL; via the exons ATGGCCCATAATGAGGAGGGAATGAACGCTTTGCTTCTTGATGATATCATCAGCCGTCTTCTGGAGTCCCGACACGCAAGAACTCCCCGCCAAGTTCATTTATCGGAGTCGGAGATTCGACAGCTTTGTTGTGCTTCTAAACATGTGTTTCTGCAACAGCCTACACTGTTAGAACTTGAAGCCCCCATCAAAATCTGTG GTGACATTCATGGGCAATATGGTGACCTTTTAAGTCTGTTTGATTTTGGAGGATTTCCTCCTGAGGCCAATTACCTGTTCTTAGGAGACTATGTGGACCGCGGGAAGCAAAGTCTGGAAACGATATGCCTTCTCCTTGCATACAAAATCAAATACCCGGAGAATTTTTTCCTTTTGAGAGGAAACCATGAATGTGCTTCTATTAACCGGATATATGGATTCTATGACGAATGTAAGCGGCGTTTCAATGTGAAGCTCTGGAAAACATTTACAGATTGTTTTAATTGCCTTCCAGTGGCTGCTCTCATAGACAACAAGATACTTTGCATGCATGGGGGCCTTTCTCCTGATTTGACAAACTTGGATCAAATAAGAAATCTAACTCGTCCTACCAATGTTCCTGAGTCTGGTTTGCTCTGTGATTTACTTTGGTCTGATCCTAACAGAGAAGTTCAAGGCTGGGGAATGAATGATCGGGGAGTCTCGTACACCTTTGGTCAGGATAAGGTGTCAGAGTTTGTAATGCAACATGATATTGACCTTGTTTGTCGTGCTCACCAG GTTGTGGAGGACGGATACGAATTCTTTGCTGAGAGGCAGCTAGTTACCATTTTTTCAGCCCCTAACTACTGTGGGGAATTTGATAATGCTGGCGCAATGATGAGTGTTGATGAAAACTTAATGTGCTCTTTCCAAATTCTAAGGCCAGCAGATAGAAATCATAGGTTCTTATGA
- the LOC108219860 gene encoding ras-related protein Rab2BV gives MASRVDHHEYDYLFKIVLIGDSGVGKSNILSRFTRNEFCLESKSTIGVEFATRTLQIDGKTVKAQIWDTAGQERYRAITSAYYRGAVGAFIVYDITKRQTFDNVQRWLRELRDHADSNIVLMMAGNKSDLNHLRAVAEQDGQALAEKEGLSFLETSALEASNIERAFQTVLTEIYHIMNKKALAAEEAAATLPGQGTTININDASGNMKKGCCST, from the exons ATGGCGAGCAGAGTGGATCATCACGAGTACGATTACCTGTTCAAGATAGTGTTGATCGGTGATTCAGGTGTGGGCAAATCCAACATCTTGTCTCGCTTTACAAGAAACGAGTTCTGTCTTGAATCTAAGTCCACCATTGGCGTTGAGTTTGCAACTCGAACTCTTCAG ATAGATGGAAAGACGGTCAAGGCCCAAATATGGGACACTGCAGGACAAGAGAGGTACCGTGCTATAACAAGTGCTTACTACAGAGGAGCCGTCGGTGCCTTTATTGTGTACGACATAACCAAGAGGCAAACATTTGACAATGTTCAGAGATGGCTCCGTGAGTTGAGAGATCACGCTGACTCAAATATTGTTCTCATGATGGCTGGGAACAAGTCTGACCTAAACCATCTCAGAGCCGTAGCAGAGCAAGATGGTCAAGCTTTGGCAGAGAAAGAAGGGCTCTCATTTCTGGAGACATCTGCGCTAGAAGCATCAAATATTGAAAGGGCTTTTCAGACTGTTTTAACTGAGATATATCATATCATGAACAAGAAAGCACTGGCAGCTGAAGAAGCAGCAGCTACACTTCCTGGTCAAGGGACTACCATTAATATTAATGATGCATCTGGGAACATGAAGAAGGGTTGTTGTTCTACTTAA
- the LOC108220492 gene encoding uncharacterized protein LOC108220492 yields MEEKMNYEHGSSAESVFSGFGSSSGLNTPAGSDLDSLESEEDDFMAELTRKMAENMLLEDDNKTTPVSPVSDNTAQCGQYEHQKKAHFQHQPRNREYGYAHARRPGVLSAAQAGSGMRVVFLGSKNGSSGTGVFLPSQATNNNNIVNPAYDHQYRKKPVCSTVLVPERVLQTLKQHFEKRSNAHGGLQSHTQQNQRLQSQENHNQELQLPQEWTY; encoded by the exons ATGGAGGAGAAGATGAATTATGAGCATGGTTCTAGCGCTGAATCTGTTTTCAGTGGCTTTGGATCTTCTTCGGGTCTGAATACTCCTGCTGGGTCGGACCTGGATTCTCTGGAGAGCGAGGAGGATGATTTTATGGCGGAGTTGACTCGAAAAATGGCGGAAAACATGCTTCTTGAAGATGATAATAAAACTACCCCTGTTTCCCCTGTTTCGGACAACACTGCTCAG tgcgGACAATATGAACACCAAAAGAAGGCTCATTTTCAACACCAACCAAGAAACAGAGAATATGGGTATGCGCATGCAAGGAGACCGGGTGTTCTGAGTGCAGCACAGGCCGGGTCGGGTATGAGAGTGGTGTTTCTCGGGTCAAAAAACGGGTCATCCGGAACTGGGGTTTTCTTGCCATCACAGGCtaccaataataataatattgttaaTCCAGCCTATGATCATCAGTACCGTAAGAAACCAG TATGCTCCACGGTTCTGGTACCAGAAAGAGTGCTGCAGACTCTGAAGCAGCATTTCGAGAAGAGATCAAATGCTCACGGAGGGCTGCAATCGCATACGCAACAGAATCAACGGTTGCAGTCGCAGGAGAATCACAACCAGGAGCTGCAACTTCCGCAAGAATGGACTTACTGA
- the LOC108220783 gene encoding uncharacterized protein LOC108220783, with protein sequence METQGKKVQKRLVLVPFPFQGHMTPMLQLGAALEQKGLSVTIAHTCHNAPDPSQYPRFEFRPLADNLTSLDTPKNIGVLNFIKKINTNCEAQLQEFLVQKIEQEQEGAYGQVVGIIYDTLMFCAEAVADKLKIPSMVIRTSFSTYVLATIAMPRLQAEGYFPLQDSMLEELVPELYPLRFKDLPFSGGNIEETLALYAITSNLRSSSAIIWNTVDFLEHLSLPRLQQHYKVPFFTVGPLHKTSSMSSSTSLLEEDKTCMEWLDKQATNSVIYVSLGSLVLIDAEELTETAWGLANSGHPFLWVIRPGSVIGSEWLELLPEGFIENVGERCHIVKWAPQKLVLAHKAVGGFWSHCGWNSTLESLCEGKPMMCRPFYVDQPVVSRFISYVWKIGLELETKFDRRNVESTIRRLFGGKEGEEMRERAIEIKEKIESCMSAGGSSFNSLNNLVDFFLCEPTDRFWILKIFSGGPEDTHSEHSAVSPRVLSSCTASIYTCESLYINITSTAQSKTQTQTQSQMENQILPKRPYVVIAPFPFQGHISPMLQLATALHSRGFSIIIAHTIFNSPTPSNHPDFTFLPIPDNLPDHPDTSIEKRLDLVKTINTNCQEPLRESLAQFITQGDGNDRVACIIYDTIMYCSEAVAHHFKIPCINFRTVPASVALLYDSLPMLAAQGHIPYPNSKLEDLVPGFPALRFKDISTSDLGSFKDVLEDRIFTNASSKYSANIWNTVDHLEQTELTLFQKRYPLPFFSVGPLHMIAPSSSTSLREADSTCISWLDKQAPHSVIYVSVGSLAVLEKKVIHEMAWGLANSKQPFLWVIRTDLASESECNLLPDEFIQSVGERGCIVKWAPQSEVLAHSAVGGFWSHCGWNSTLESLSQGVPMICQPCNGDQYINARYLSHVWKLGLHFENALEKEPIKQAILRLMVDQEGKELRQNAIRMKENIRVSVSKGGSSYESMNALAELILSY encoded by the exons ATGGAAACACAAGGCAAGAAGGTTCAGAAAAGACTAGTGCTAGTACCATTTCCATTCCAGGGTCACATGACTCCAATGTTACAGCTAGGAGCAGCCCTGGAGCAGAAAGGCCTGTCTGTGACAATTGCTCACACCTGTCACAATGCTCCTGATCCTTCTCAGTATCCTCGGTTCGAGTTTCGTCCCCTCGCGGATAATTTAACCAGCCTTGATACACCGAAAAATATTGGAGTTcttaattttataaagaaaattaataCGAATTGTGAGGCACAGTTGCAGGAGTTTTTGGTTCAGAAGATTGAACAAGAACAGGAGGGGGCTTATGGTCAGGTTGTGGGGATCATTTACGATACGCTCATGTTTTGTGCTGAGGCTGTGGCTGATAAGCTCAAGATTCCTAGTATGGTGATTCGGACAAGCTTTTCTACGTATGTTCTTGCTACAATTGCCATGCCGCGCCTCCAGGCAGAAGGCTACTTCCCTTTGCAAg ATTCAATGTTGGAGGAGCTAGTGCCAGAGCTTTACCCTCTGCGATTCAAAGATCTACCATTTTCCGGAGGAAATATAGAGGAAACATTAGCACTATATGCAATCACATCTAACTTGAGAAGTTCTTCAGCCATCATTTGGAATACTGTTGATTTTCTTGAGCATTTGTCACTCCCCAGGCTTCAACAGCATTACAAAGTTCCATTTTTCACAGTAGGCCCTTTGCACAAAACATCGTCGATGTCCTCATCGACTAGCTTACTAGAAGAAGATAAAACCTGCATGGAATGGCTAGACAaacaggctacaaactctgtgATTTATGTAAGTTTAGGAAGTCTAGTTTTAATTGACGCGGAAGAGCTGACAGAAACAGCCTGGGGATTAGCCAACAGTGGTCACCCCTTCTTATGGGTGATTCGGCCAGGCTCAGTCATTGGTTCAGAATGGCTTGAGCTATTACCAGAAGGGTTCATAGAAAATGTTGGAGAAAGATGTCATATAGTGAAATGGGCACCTCAGAAGCTCGTGTTGGCGCATAAGGCAGTGGGAGGATTTTGGAGTCATTGTGGTTGGAATTCGACATTGGAGAGTCTATGTGAAGGGAAACCAATGATGTGCAGACCCTTTTATGTAGACCAACCGGTTGTTTCAAGGTTTATCAGTTATGTTTGGAAGATAGGCTTGGAATTGGAGACGAAATTCGATAGAAGGAACGTGGAAAGTACGATAAGAAGACTATTTGGAGGAAAAGAAGGTGAAGAAATGAGGGAAAGAGCCATTGAAATCAAGGAAAAGATAGAGAGTTGTATGTCTGCAGGTGGTTCTTCATTCAATTCCCTCAACAATTTGGTAGACTTCTTTCT ATGTGAACCAACTGATCGtttttggattttgaaaatcttttCTGGAGGTCCTGAGGACACTCACTCTGAGCATAGTGCTGTCAGCCCACGAG TCTTATCTTCTTGCACGGCAAGTATCTACACATGCGAGAGCCTCTATATAAACATCACAAGCACAGCTCAGtcaaaaacacaaacacaaacacaatcacAAATGGAGAATCAAATCCTACCAAAACGCCCTTATGTAGTAATCGCCCCATTCCCATTCCAAGGCCATATAAGTCCAATGCTCCAGCTAGCCACTGCTCTGCATTCCAGAGGCTTTTCGATCATTATAGCACACACCATCTTCAATTCTCCCACCCCTTCTAATCACCCTGACTTTACCTTCTTACCTATACCTGATAACCTTCCTGATCATCCCGATACCTCCATCGAAAAGCGGTTGGATCTTGTAAAGACTATTAATACCAACTGTCAAGAGCCGCTTCGCGAAAGCCTGGCTCAGTTCATCACACAAGGGGATGGTAATGATCGAGTTGCATGCATCATCTATGACACAATCATGTACTGTTCTGAAGCTGTGGCTCATCATTTCAAGATTCCGTGTATCAACTTTCGTACTGTTCCGGCTTCTGTTGCTTTACTATATGATTCCCTACCGATGCTTGCAGCACAAGGGCACATTCCTTATCCAA ATTCCAAGTTGGAGGACCTGGTGCCCGGATTTCCTGCTCTCAGGTTCAAGGATATATCAACATCTGATTTGGGTAGTTTCAAAGATGTACTAGAGGACAGAATTTTCACAAATGCATCGAGCAAATATTCGGCCAATATCTGGAACACTGTCGACCATCTTGAGCAAACAGAACTGACTCTGTTCCAGAAGAGATATCCGCTTCCATTTTTCTCAGTAGGCCCTTTGCATATGATTGCCCCGAGTTCATCGACTAGCTTACGGGAGGCAGACTCCACTTGCATCTCATGGCTTGATAAGCAAGCCCCTCATTCAGTTATCTATGTAAGTGTAGGGAGTCTAGCAGTATTGGAAAAGAAAGTGATCCATGAGATGGCCTGGGGTCTGGCAAACAGTAAGCAGCCGTTCTTGTGGGTGATCAGAACAGACTTGGCTAGTGAATCAGAATGCAATCTGTTGCCTGATGAATTTATCCAGTCAGTTGGAGAAAGAGGGTGCATTGTTAAATGGGCACCCCAAAGCGAGGTGCTGGCACATAGCGCGGTGGGAGGCTTTTGGAGTCACTGTGGTTGGAATTCGACCTTAGAAAGTTTGAGCCAGGGAGTCCCCATGATTTGCCAGCCTTGTAACGGAGATCAATACATAAATGCTAGGTACTTGAGTCATGTGTGGAAGCTTGGACTGCATTTTGAGAATGCATTAGAGAAAGAGCCTATCAAGCAAGCTATATTAAGACTTATGGTCGACCAAGAGGGAAAAGAATTAAGGCAGAACGCAATTAGGATGAAGGAAAATATTAGGGTCAGTGTGAGTAAGGGAGGTTCTTCATACGAGTCGATGAATGCTTTAGCAGAGCTTATCCTGTCATATTGA
- the LOC108221753 gene encoding uncharacterized protein LOC108221753: MRSPSLVGASRGDTKLQDRLKPDKSKLSYADLHSEVVNDVKFMNPPSPSPHRKQHARVEATKRGVLVKPVSRSPAYLEKEVEVVDKPLDIGGLDWRSFEDWQYYHPRTPIRSTRYSSPSNIAPNCFDGSSNRRPRGHSSSPIGRRGRRPTLQSYLDLSTSEGQLEFVKSSWRNTDKFQDVKAVPINSVDGHANVLKEFRFFNKKPSEVKLKECNKIPKTKTSRNIDGHGTASHMKGKFEAKYDEYMKMSQKLLDQNNEMPRVVSPDNKRIVLLLPRDSPGNTDAAVSRNSETNGRKSTERSRMNLEGFHFEKLSRADLCSSIPHSLPPQEIDTVEGSQKGQHDDDTIKFKFFPSPPSKTSSVSPLKSKFEDAKSPVMPKVLTLSNGSRGSDMNIGAAPTTKLRHASPKRLLGIGLSKIGVIASPKNSAVVLQSGSQVVTAKNSAGLEGGDSSSCSKSPISHIPNTIRKGSSPLRRLLDPLLKPKAAKSQSLPDQSSDYSASSNRVSTSFHAEKEPSSVHSTNVNLDVVPLCETRGSSTKQAYIKVAVKNNLPLYTFTVDNDSFVLAATVKKFSLRKDDTVWIYTFFKIQETKKSVGWLNYGPKNKEYIPNVIAQMKVSDMQHLDSGGKHLADRLISKEYVLFAADLRLFDKQPSDVEPNDELAAIVVKPTTKTTASLHESLPDLGNSYNVRGLSKNKLSVRSHKVQSMTVILPGEAHGMPSKGEPSSLIERWKSGGLCDCGGWDLGCMVKVLGNQHQNSAGQFELFTQSQDEVSKCPPFFALSSLNSGIFSVKFDSSISFLQAFSISIAAIDSRKPSELQEPSGLFKENLAETHH; this comes from the exons ATGAGAAGTCCTTCCCTGGTTGGTGCAAGTCGTGGTGATACGAAGCTGCAAGACAGGCTTAAACCAGACAAGTCTAAGTTATCATATGCAGATCTCCATTCAGAAGTAGTGAATGATGTTAAATTTATGAATCCCCCTTCTCCAAGTCCTCATCGAAAGCAACATGCTAGAGTGGAGGCAACCAAACGAGGAGTGCTTGTTAAACCTGTGTCAAGATCACCAGCTTATCTAGAGAAGGAAGTAGAAGTTGTGGACAAGCCTTTGGATATCGGGGGGCTTGATTGGCGTAGTTTTGAAGATTGGCAGTATTATCATCCGAGAACTCCTATTAGAAGTACCAGGTACTCATCACCTAGCAACATTGCCCCAAACTGTTTTGATGGTTCATCTAATCGTCGGCCAAGAGGTCATAGTAGCTCTCCTATTGGTCGTAGAGGGCGCAGGCCTACGCTGCAATCTTATTTAGACTTGTCTACCAGCGAAGGTCAGCTGGAATTCGTGAAGTCTTCTTGGAGAAATACTGATAAGTTTCAAGATGTCAAAGCTGTGCCAATCAACTCTGTTGATGGCCACGCTAATGTTCTGAAAGAGTTTCGGTTTTTCAACAAAAAACCTTCAGAAGTTAAGTTAAAAGAGTGCAATAAAATCCCCAAGACAAAAACCTCCAGAAACATTGATGGCCATGGAACAGCTTCACATATGAAAGGAAAGTTTGAGGCCAAATACGACGAATATATGAAGATGTCTCAGAAACTTCTGGATCAGAACAATGAAATGCCTCGTGTTGTGTCCCCGGATAACAAAAGGATAGTCCTACTTTTGCCAAGAGATAGTCCTGGGAATACAGATGCTGCAGTATCCCGCAATTCTGAAACAAATGGTAGAAAAAGTACAGAACGTTCCCGGATGAACTTAGAAGGATTTCATTTTGAGAAGCTCTCCCGTGCTGACCTTTGTTCCAGCATCCCACATAGCCTGCCGCCTCAAGAAATTGATACTGTTGAAGGCTCACAGAAGGGACAACATGATGATGATACAATTAAGTTTAAGTTCTTTCCCTCACCCCCATCAAAGACAAGCTCAGTTAGTCCGCTTAAAAGCAAGTTTGAGGATGCAAAGTCACCTGTGATGCCAAAAGTTTTAACCTTATCTAATGGTTCTAGGGGATCAGATATGAACATAGGAGCTGCGCCAACAACTAAGTTGAGACACGCTTCACCAAAACGTCTATTAGGAATTGGCTTAAGCAAAATAGGCGTTATTGCCAGTCCCAAAAACAGTGCAGTTGTACTTCAATCTGGCTCTCAAGTTGTCACAGCCAAAAACAGTGCAGGCCTAGAGGGGGGCGATTCTTCGTCTTGCTCAAAAAGTCCAATAAGCCATATACCGAATACTATAAGAAAAGGATCTAGTCCTTTGAGAAGACTACTTGACCCATTGCTAAAACCAAAGGCAGCCAAATCTCAATCTCTTCCAGATCAATCAAGCGATTATTCAGCATCATCTAATAGGGTCTCCACATCTTTTCATGCAGAAAAGGAACCTTCTTCAGTGCATTCAACGAATGTAAACTTGGATGTTGTACCTCTCTGTGAAACAAGAGGATCCTCAACAAAACAAGCGTATATAAAAGTTGCAGTCAAGAATAATCTTCCTTTATACACATTTACCGTTGACAACGACAGTTTTGTTCTAGCAGCAACTGTCAAGAAGTTTTCACTGAGAAAAGATGATACTGTCTGGATTtataccttcttcaaaattcaagAAACGAAGAAAAGTGTAGGTTGGTTGAATTATGGACCGAAAAACAAAGAGTACATTCCTAATGTGATTGCACAAATGAAGGTTTCTGACATGCAACATTTAGATTCAGGTGGAAAGCATTTGGCTGATAggttgatctcaaaggagtatgttttatttgcggCTGACTTGAGGCTGTTTGATAAGCAACCATCAGATGTTGAGCCAAACGATGAGCTTGCAGCCATTGTTGTCAAGCCTACAACAAAAACCACTGCAAGTTTACATGAGTCACTGCCAGATCTTGGAAACTCTTATAATGTGAGGGGTCTTTCTAAGAATAAATTGTCTGTTAGAAGTCATAAAGTTCAGAGCATGACTGTCATACTACCTGGTGAAGCTCATGGTATGCCTAGTAAAGGAGAACCATCATCTCTGATTGAACGATGGAAATCAGGCGGCTTATGTGATTGTGGAGGTTGGGATCTTGGCTGCATGGTGAAAGTTCTTGGTAATCAACATCAAAATTCTGCAGGGCAGTTTGAACTTTTTACACAATCTCAG GATGAAGTCTCAAAGTGTCCACCATTCTTTGCGCTGTCCTCACTAAATAGTGGGATCTTCTCAGTCAAGTTTGATTCATCTATTTCATTTCTACAAGCATTCTCCATTAGTATAGCAGCAATAGACAGCAGAAAACCATCCGAGCTTCAAGAACCAAGCGGCTTGTTTAAGGAGAATTTAGCTGAAACACATCActaa